Below is a genomic region from Rhizobium sp. 007.
CGCCCTTTCGCCATTGATGCCGAAGCCGAGCTGGCGGACGCGGACTCAAACCAAGCGACGCGATCTCCATTTTAGGGCTATGGCCGACCTCGCGAGTTCTGGACGGCCTGGCGAGCAGCAGAAGCTGAGGCGTCCAAGCCCCTAAGCGTCACGGAGAGCGCGTCACTTGATGATGCAGAGCCTGTTGCACAAAGACACGGCTCGGCGCCTTCTCTGCCGGATCACCGAGCACCATTAGTGCAAGAGCGATAGCTGCGATGGCCGCTGCGATCACCGCGAGTGGAAATCCCATATCACTAGCCTTTGCTTCGTCGCATAAGATGGTCTTCTCTTGCCCCCGGCGGACTTGCCGCCGGGGGAAGTCGGGGCCATTCAGACAATGATGTAGACGATCTTGAACGTCGAGGGTTCGACGATGATGATCCTGCCATCTGCCAGGATGAAGAAGCGATAGCCTTCATATTGCGGGACGATCTTGACGATCCGCGGCGGCAGCGGCTCAAGTCGGATCGTCTTTGGGATGGCTGTGCCAACTTCAACCGTGAAGTCGACTTCGCGAACCGGCTCGACATTGACTTCCTTCACGACCTGCTGGATTTCAGTCTTCTGTTCGACAGAGATGTTGACATCGGTTTCAGTCTTAGTGGAAGTGGATTGACCGGACGTTCCCGTCGACGTGCCCCCACCCGTCGTGCCAGCGTCGCCCGATCCTGTGGCGTCAGACGGCTTATCGGATGTGGCTTTTCCATCAGGCGAAGTTGTTTCACCGGAGCTCTTCGTCGAACTCTTTCCGCTCTCGCTGCCGGATGCAGGCGCCTGCTGCGAAGTGGATCCGTCGGCAGGTTTCGTTGTGTCTTGCTGTTGAGTGGTAGGCTGATCAGTACCTTGCGAAGATGAGCCGGATGTTCCCGTTCCTCCGCTATCGGGTTGGACGGTTGTGGCGTCGCCCGTTCCTCCGGACGGGGCTTCTTGACCCGAACCGTTGCTTGGCGCTTCTGCGCCTGACGGCTGCTGCGATGTGCCGGATTGCGGCTGCTCGCCTTGCGTCGTGCCCTTCTTGGGCAATATCGGAGTTGCATCCTGCGCGGCTGCGGAAAGCAGACCAACTGGCGACGCGCCGAGCGCGAGCGAGGCGATCAGGACAGGTAGGATCTTGCGGTTCATAGCTTTAACTCCCTGGCCGAGGACGTGCTGCGCCAGAGGGCGTCGCAGCACGACGTCCTTGTGGTGTCGATTTGGTTTGAGTTTGCAGGTTGGACCCGGCATGCCGGGTCCAACCTTGTCGTCAGTTGACGATCTGGATGACCTTGCGCGAGGAAGGCTCCACGATCACACGCTGGTCGTTGACCACAGCGTAGGCGTATGTTGGGTCATCGGGCACCGGAGTGACTACGACGGCCTCAGGCAGCGGCTGTCCGACGACAACCTTCTCCTTTATGACGACGGTGCCTGACGGAGGAGGCGCTTCGCGCACATAGGTCACAACCTTCGGCGGCGGATCGAGTAGAGTCCCGACGACCGCACCTGCTGCGCCACCGATTGCGGCGCCGGCGGGACCGCCGACGATTGCGCCTGTGGCTGCACCGCCAACCGCGCCGTTAACCGTCGAGGATCCTGCAAAGGCAGCACCCGACATGAGGGCGATCGCAGTGGTAGAGACGAGAATCTTGCTAAACATTTTCTTCTCCATTTCCGTGGCTGTCTTGGCAGCCTCACAGGTGAGCAAACGACAGCACAACGCAGCAGTTCCCTCCATCAGACCATTGGCCTGAAGCACTCAAGACTTTGGTCTGATTGAGTTCATTTGCGGCAGCTGGTTGGTCTCCATCACCTGCGATCAAGTTTAGCGGACACGCAAGTTATTGATGCCAGGGAGATGTATCTTTTCAGAGCAACCACAATCTTCATGGCGAGGGTTCCATC
It encodes:
- a CDS encoding DUF1236 domain-containing protein, coding for MFSKILVSTTAIALMSGAAFAGSSTVNGAVGGAATGAIVGGPAGAAIGGAAGAVVGTLLDPPPKVVTYVREAPPPSGTVVIKEKVVVGQPLPEAVVVTPVPDDPTYAYAVVNDQRVIVEPSSRKVIQIVN
- a CDS encoding DUF1236 domain-containing protein, with protein sequence MNRKILPVLIASLALGASPVGLLSAAAQDATPILPKKGTTQGEQPQSGTSQQPSGAEAPSNGSGQEAPSGGTGDATTVQPDSGGTGTSGSSSQGTDQPTTQQQDTTKPADGSTSQQAPASGSESGKSSTKSSGETTSPDGKATSDKPSDATGSGDAGTTGGGTSTGTSGQSTSTKTETDVNISVEQKTEIQQVVKEVNVEPVREVDFTVEVGTAIPKTIRLEPLPPRIVKIVPQYEGYRFFILADGRIIIVEPSTFKIVYIIV